Proteins from a single region of Vigna radiata var. radiata cultivar VC1973A unplaced genomic scaffold, Vradiata_ver6 scaffold_278, whole genome shotgun sequence:
- the LOC106754798 gene encoding uncharacterized protein LOC106754798 isoform X2, translating into MAHHQLIDSLTSHISLYHSQSPNPNPNPNPRSSILKWFSSLSIHQRQAYLTVVDGNFVQILLQMLAKLRSHGHGSFILLPDLPSPNNLPTLCFKKSRGLIARVAESETAGWAVFEFARLFESREGEEAANSLPPSARRLDALTLAEGFVGNVEQFVEAMDQISGGGFLRGEEVELGEDWVELHWLKAKGYYGIEAFIANRMEVSMRLAWLNCCGGKKRGVKLKEKMSAAGVGVNVFWRKKGCVDWWANLDAGTRRKIFTTFIMKAAKPLTRDVLEVSSSASDDEIWLYSAGVDKLMQHSRPMSAQRIISSLPADIEFGTVISPVTFCKKPAALARAFNSLLVLHDVNMMLASNLISEYDIGKLFFSSLGSVCTISDCILRKMRGFFMVISLDCTKLELLGEALELSSSGKPKEKLSVSNRKKKGRNRNTKRQNPVSKTCTDGISHGNPLKDTDCKGDNKKKTDLVGSRELPAVCMGKEISMECSSSTVKMDHTQGMDVGTIKVRTTSKRSRKEKNKSKNIVIDSAGGNSHKSIMHAATTTVVSEGEVATCDRFLNSSTIQNVKNDNSIGNDILTSNSSLCSNLSGLTKDNSSTGEVEGELEDLAESGNSLGPQCCLLSDERKTVCSGLDTFTCDLDCNAAVTTSVPALKQGSFFSKEDTCHLNSLHVAKADIKSTAPDKPITEVNVKEFGRLNEHDRCLFESRNSAFSKCSPYEWPGVPSIYFPSFNSHLPPATDRLHLDVGRHWHNHFCHPFVPTLQQARNPSIEGGCNPILSRPVPMSFDWPPVFRGGRTPSPNYNYDTGFISRKQCTFSKGLAVHSIQVDATAPDEERKYSGDAWDLPDLTNTMDLADEFDNHCLSEEEYEVHAVSGIDYNQYFGGGIMYWNPSDYPGKGFSRPPSLSSDDSLWALREADMNRTVDDMVACTSSYSTNGLTSPTAAAFCSPFDPVGTGTQTVGYMMSGNEVPGKILHSSSVTDPAVDEDNSGSLGSGLPGEVEGKAGDSHPYPILRPIIIPNLSRERFDHKSPCVPPTRREQPRIKRPPSPVVLCVPRAPRPPPPSPVSDSRKHRGFPTVRSGSSSPRHWGMRGWYHDGSNLEEACLRMDGAEVVWPWRSNNLAVRPLIQPLPAALLQDRLIALSQIARDQEHPDVTFPLQPPELQSCSAQSASLSVMHGILHDEIDSFCKQVAAENMARRPYINWAVKRVTRFLQVLWPRSRTNIFGSNATGMSLPTSDVDLVVGLPPVRNLEPIKEAGILEGRNGIKETCLQHAARYLANQDWVKNDSLKTVENTAIPIIMLVVEVPQDVINSSAPMIQSLKQNPHRSPVRLDISFKTPSHTGLQTTEMVKELTEQFPAATPLALVLKQFLADRSLDQSYSGGLSSYCLVLLIIRFLQHEHHLGRPINQNYGSLLMDFLYFFGNVFDPRQMRISVQGSGLYIKRERGCSIDPIHIDDPLFPTNNVGRNCFRIHQCIKAFSEAYSGLENELKFLSSDGESSSRPPYRLLPKIIPSLDTSKELED; encoded by the exons ATGGCTCACCACCAACTCATCGACTCGCTCACCTCGCACATTTCTCTCTACCATTCGCAATCcccaaaccctaaccctaatcctAACCCTCGATCCTCCATTCTCAAATGGttctcttctctttcaattcACCAACGCCAGGCCTACCTAACCGTCGTCGACGGGAATTTCGTCCAGATCCTCCTCCAGATGCTGGCCAAACTCCGATCTCACGGCCACGGCTCCTTCATTCTCCTCCCCGACCTCCCCTCGCCCAACAACCTCCCCACCCTCTGCTTCAAAAAGTCCCGCGGCCTTATTGCCCGCGTAGCTGAATCCGAAACAGCAGGGTGGGCGGTATTCGAGTTCGCGCGGTTGTTCGAGTCGCGTGAGGGCGAAGAGGCTGCCAATTCATTGCCGCCCTCGGCGAGGCGGTTAGACGCGCTGACCCTTGCCGAGGGGTTTGTTGGGAATGTGGAACAGTTTGTGGAGGCCATGGACCAGATCTCCGGTGGTGGATTCCTCCGGGGGGAGGAGGTCGAGCTTGGAGAGGATTGGGTCGAGCTGCATTGGCTCAAAGCAAAGGGGTATTATGGTATTGAAGCGTTTATTGCGAATAGGATGGAGGTTTCGATGAGATTGGCTTGGTTGAATTGCTGTGGAGGGAAGAAGAGAGGTGTGAAGTTGAAGGAGAAGATGAGTGCTGCGGGTGTTGGTGTGAATGTATTTTGGAGGAAGAAGGGGTGCGTTGATTGGTGGGCGAACTTGGATGCTGGGACCAGGAGGAAGATCTTCACCACCTTCATTATGAAAGCAGCAAAACCCTTG ACTCGTGATGTTTTGGAAGTGTCAAGTAGTGCCTCTGATGATGAGATTTGGCTATACAGTGCGGGAGTGGATAAATTAATGCAACACAGTCGTCCTATGTCAGCTCAACGGATCATCTCATCTCTTCCTGCCGATATAGAATTTGGAACAGTTATTTCACCAGTcactttttgtaaaaaaccagCTGCTTTAGCCAGAGCCTTCAATTCTTTATTAGTACTTCATGATGTTAATATGATGTTAGCCTCAAATCTTATTAGTGAATATGACATAGGAAAGCTTTTCTTTAGTTCGTTGGGTTCTGTCTGTACGATATCTGATtgtatattaagaaaaatgCGAGGATTTTTTATGGTTATTTCACTTGACTGCACAAAACTTGAACTATTAGGAGAGGCACTTGAACTGTCTTCATCAGGTAAACCTAAAGAAAAGCTTAGTGTTTCTAACCGTAAAAAGAAGGGACGAAATCGCAATACTAAAAGGCAAAATCCTGTCTCAAAGACATGCACAGATGGTATTTCACATGGAAATCCACTCAAG GACACTGATTGTAAAGGGGACAATAAAAAGAAGACTGATTTAGTGGGATCCAGGGAACTTCCTGCTGTTTGTATGGGGAAGGAGATTTCCATGGAGTGCTCATCATCAACTGTAAAAATG GATCATACTCAAGGAATGGATGTTGGCACAATAAAAGTACGGACCACTTCAAAAAGAagtagaaaagagaaaaataaaagtaaaaacatcGTCATTGATAGTGCAGGTGGAAATTCCCATAAATCAATTATGCATGCTGCCACTACCACTGTTGTTTCTGAAGGTGAGGTGGCAACATGTGATAGATTTTTGAATAGTTCTACCATTCAGAATGTCAAAAATGACAATTCAATTGGTAATGACATCCTTACTTCAAATTCAAGCCTTTGTAGTAATCTTAGTGGGCTCACTAAGGATAACAGTTCTACTGGAGAAGTTGAAGGAGAGTTAGAAGATCTTGCTGAATCTGGGAATAGTTTAGGGCCTCAATGTTGTTTATTATCAGATGAAAGGAAAACTGTATGTTCTGGATTAGATACTTTTACATGTGATTTAGATTGTAATGCTGCTGTAACAACTTCTGTACCTGCATTGAAACAAGGTAGCTTCTTCAGCAAAGAAGATACCTGTCATCTGAACTCGTTGCATGTTGCCAAAGCTGATATAAAGTCTACTGCTCCTGACAAACCAATTACAGAGGTTAATGTAAAAGAATTTGGGCGGTTGAATGAGCATGATAGATGTCTATTTGAGAGTAGAAATTCAGCTTTCTCAAAATGCAGTCCATATGAGTGGCCTGGGGTACCTTCTATTTATTTTCCATCTTTTAACTCACACCTCCCTCCTGCTACAGATAGATTACATCTTGATGTTGGGCGGCATTGGCATAATCACTTTTGCCATCCATTTGTTCCCACATTACAGCAGGCAAGAAATCCTTCTATTGAAGGTGGATGCAACCCAATCCTTTCTCGTCCTGTTCCTATGAGTTTTGACTGGCCACCAGTCTTCAGAGGAGGCAGGACCCCATCACCAAACTATAATTATGACACTGGTTTTATATCTAGGAAGCAATGCACCTTTTCAAAAGGATTGGCTGTTCACAGCATTCAGGTCGATGCAACTGCTCctgatgaagaaagaaaatattctgGGGATGCATGGGATTTACCTGACCTAACAAACACAATGGATCTAGCAGATGAATTTGACAATCACTGTTTATCTGAGGAAGAGTATGAGGTTCATGCTGTTTCTGGTATAgattataatcaatattttggTGGAGGCATAATGTACTGGAATCCTTCTGATTATCCGGGAAAAGGTTTCTCCAGGCCTCCCTCACTTAGCTCTGATGACAGTTTATGGGCTTTGCGGGAAGCTGACATGAATAGGACTGTGGATGATATGGTTGCTTGCACATCTTCATATAGTACTAATGGTTTAACATCACCCACTGCTGCTGCATTTTGTTCTCCTTTTGATCCTGTAGGGACTGGGACCCAGACTGTTGGTTACATGATGTCAGGTAATGAAGTACCTGGAAAGATATTGCATTCTTCTTCAGTTACTGACCCAGCAGTGGACGAAGATAATTCTGGTTCTTTGGGTAGTGGTTTACCTGGAGAAGTTGAAGGAAAGGCAGGTGATTCACATCCATATCCCATTCTACGGCCAATAATTATTCCTAACTTGTCAAGGGAAAGGTTTGATCATAAAAGTCCCTGTGTTCCTCCCACCAGGCGGGAGCAGCCTCGCATAAAACGGCCACCATCACCTGTAGTGCTTTGTGTACCACGTGCACCACGTCCACCCCCTCCTTCTCCTGTGAGTGACTCCAGGAAACATAGGGGTTTTCCAACGGTTAGATCTGGTAGTTCCAGCCCAAGGCACTGGGGAATGAGAGGCTGGTATCATGATGGGAGTAATTTGGAGGAAGCATGTTTAAGAATGGATGGTGCTGAAGTTGTGTGGCCTTGGAGAAGTAATAATCTTGCAGTTCGACCTTTGATTCAGCCTTTACCTGCTGCCTTGCTGCAGGACCGCCTGATTGCATTGTCACAGATAGCACGTGACCAGGAACAT CCGGATGTCACCTTTCCCTTGCAACCTCCCGAGTTACAAAGCTGTTCTGCACAGAGTGCATCTTTATCTGTGATGCATGGCATTCTCCATGATGAGATTGACTCTTTCTGTAAACAG GTTGCTGCAGAAAATATGGCCAGGAGGCCTTACATTAATTGGGCTGTCAAGAGAGTGACCCGATTTCTGCAGGTTCTATGGCCTAGATCCCGCACTAACATATTTGGTTCCAATGCAACTGGTATGTCCCTTCCAACAAGTGATGTTGACCTTGTGGTTGGTCTACCTCCAGTGAGAAACCTG gaACCTATTAAAGAAGCTGGAATACTGGAAGGTCGTAATGGGATTAAAGAAACATGTCTTCAG CATGCAGCTAGGTATCTTGCCAATCAGGATTGGGTGAAAAATGATTCTCTGAAGACAGTGGAAAATACAGCT ATTCCTATTATTATGCTTGTGGTGGAAGTACCTCAGGATGTTATTAACTCCTCAGCTCCCATGATACAGTCATTAAAACAAAACCCACATCGTAGTCCAG TTCGTCTGGACATCAGCTTTAAGACCCCTTCACATACTGGACTCCAGACTACAGAAATG GTTAAGGAGTTGACAGAGCAATTTCCTGCTGCCACACCTCTTGCTCTGGTACTAAAACAATTTTTGGCTGATCGGAGTCTTGATCAATCCTACTCCGGTGGCTTAAGTTCCTACTGTTTG GTCTTACTAATTATACGATTTCTCCAGCATGAGCATCATCTAGGCCGTCCGATCAACCAA AATTATGGAAGCCTTCTGATGGATTTTCTCTACTTTTTTGG GAATGTGTTTGATCCTCGGCAAATGCGAATATCAGTTCAGGGAAGTGGACtttatataaagagagaaagaggtTGTAG CATTGATCCAATTCACATAGATGATCCTCTTTTCCCAACTAATAATGTGGGGAGGAATTGCTTCCGAATTCATCAATGTATTAAG GCGTTTTCAGAAGCGTACTCTGGTCTTGAAAATGAACTCAAATTCCTAAGTAGTGATGGTGAGTCAAGTTCAAGGCCACCTTACAGACTGCTTCCAAAAATCATTCCAAGTCTTGATACATCAAAAGAACTTGAAGACTGA
- the LOC106754798 gene encoding uncharacterized protein LOC106754798 isoform X1, with protein MAHHQLIDSLTSHISLYHSQSPNPNPNPNPRSSILKWFSSLSIHQRQAYLTVVDGNFVQILLQMLAKLRSHGHGSFILLPDLPSPNNLPTLCFKKSRGLIARVAESETAGWAVFEFARLFESREGEEAANSLPPSARRLDALTLAEGFVGNVEQFVEAMDQISGGGFLRGEEVELGEDWVELHWLKAKGYYGIEAFIANRMEVSMRLAWLNCCGGKKRGVKLKEKMSAAGVGVNVFWRKKGCVDWWANLDAGTRRKIFTTFIMKAAKPLTRDVLEVSSSASDDEIWLYSAGVDKLMQHSRPMSAQRIISSLPADIEFGTVISPVTFCKKPAALARAFNSLLVLHDVNMMLASNLISEYDIGKLFFSSLGSVCTISDCILRKMRGFFMVISLDCTKLELLGEALELSSSGKPKEKLSVSNRKKKGRNRNTKRQNPVSKTCTDGISHGNPLKDTDCKGDNKKKTDLVGSRELPAVCMGKEISMECSSSTVKMDHTQGMDVGTIKVRTTSKRSRKEKNKSKNIVIDSAGGNSHKSIMHAATTTVVSEGEVATCDRFLNSSTIQNVKNDNSIGNDILTSNSSLCSNLSGLTKDNSSTGEVEGELEDLAESGNSLGPQCCLLSDERKTVCSGLDTFTCDLDCNAAVTTSVPALKQGSFFSKEDTCHLNSLHVAKADIKSTAPDKPITEVNVKEFGRLNEHDRCLFESRNSAFSKCSPYEWPGVPSIYFPSFNSHLPPATDRLHLDVGRHWHNHFCHPFVPTLQQARNPSIEGGCNPILSRPVPMSFDWPPVFRGGRTPSPNYNYDTGFISRKQCTFSKGLAVHSIQVDATAPDEERKYSGDAWDLPDLTNTMDLADEFDNHCLSEEEYEVHAVSGIDYNQYFGGGIMYWNPSDYPGKGFSRPPSLSSDDSLWALREADMNRTVDDMVACTSSYSTNGLTSPTAAAFCSPFDPVGTGTQTVGYMMSGNEVPGKILHSSSVTDPAVDEDNSGSLGSGLPGEVEGKAGDSHPYPILRPIIIPNLSRERFDHKSPCVPPTRREQPRIKRPPSPVVLCVPRAPRPPPPSPVSDSRKHRGFPTVRSGSSSPRHWGMRGWYHDGSNLEEACLRMDGAEVVWPWRSNNLAVRPLIQPLPAALLQDRLIALSQIARDQEHPDVTFPLQPPELQSCSAQSASLSVMHGILHDEIDSFCKQVAAENMARRPYINWAVKRVTRFLQVLWPRSRTNIFGSNATGMSLPTSDVDLVVGLPPVRNLEPIKEAGILEGRNGIKETCLQHAARYLANQDWVKNDSLKTVENTAIPIIMLVVEVPQDVINSSAPMIQSLKQNPHRSPGNNNNSDTIQLEDLASPKGSQMKFDALKSKSVRLDISFKTPSHTGLQTTEMVKELTEQFPAATPLALVLKQFLADRSLDQSYSGGLSSYCLVLLIIRFLQHEHHLGRPINQNYGSLLMDFLYFFGNVFDPRQMRISVQGSGLYIKRERGCSIDPIHIDDPLFPTNNVGRNCFRIHQCIKAFSEAYSGLENELKFLSSDGESSSRPPYRLLPKIIPSLDTSKELED; from the exons ATGGCTCACCACCAACTCATCGACTCGCTCACCTCGCACATTTCTCTCTACCATTCGCAATCcccaaaccctaaccctaatcctAACCCTCGATCCTCCATTCTCAAATGGttctcttctctttcaattcACCAACGCCAGGCCTACCTAACCGTCGTCGACGGGAATTTCGTCCAGATCCTCCTCCAGATGCTGGCCAAACTCCGATCTCACGGCCACGGCTCCTTCATTCTCCTCCCCGACCTCCCCTCGCCCAACAACCTCCCCACCCTCTGCTTCAAAAAGTCCCGCGGCCTTATTGCCCGCGTAGCTGAATCCGAAACAGCAGGGTGGGCGGTATTCGAGTTCGCGCGGTTGTTCGAGTCGCGTGAGGGCGAAGAGGCTGCCAATTCATTGCCGCCCTCGGCGAGGCGGTTAGACGCGCTGACCCTTGCCGAGGGGTTTGTTGGGAATGTGGAACAGTTTGTGGAGGCCATGGACCAGATCTCCGGTGGTGGATTCCTCCGGGGGGAGGAGGTCGAGCTTGGAGAGGATTGGGTCGAGCTGCATTGGCTCAAAGCAAAGGGGTATTATGGTATTGAAGCGTTTATTGCGAATAGGATGGAGGTTTCGATGAGATTGGCTTGGTTGAATTGCTGTGGAGGGAAGAAGAGAGGTGTGAAGTTGAAGGAGAAGATGAGTGCTGCGGGTGTTGGTGTGAATGTATTTTGGAGGAAGAAGGGGTGCGTTGATTGGTGGGCGAACTTGGATGCTGGGACCAGGAGGAAGATCTTCACCACCTTCATTATGAAAGCAGCAAAACCCTTG ACTCGTGATGTTTTGGAAGTGTCAAGTAGTGCCTCTGATGATGAGATTTGGCTATACAGTGCGGGAGTGGATAAATTAATGCAACACAGTCGTCCTATGTCAGCTCAACGGATCATCTCATCTCTTCCTGCCGATATAGAATTTGGAACAGTTATTTCACCAGTcactttttgtaaaaaaccagCTGCTTTAGCCAGAGCCTTCAATTCTTTATTAGTACTTCATGATGTTAATATGATGTTAGCCTCAAATCTTATTAGTGAATATGACATAGGAAAGCTTTTCTTTAGTTCGTTGGGTTCTGTCTGTACGATATCTGATtgtatattaagaaaaatgCGAGGATTTTTTATGGTTATTTCACTTGACTGCACAAAACTTGAACTATTAGGAGAGGCACTTGAACTGTCTTCATCAGGTAAACCTAAAGAAAAGCTTAGTGTTTCTAACCGTAAAAAGAAGGGACGAAATCGCAATACTAAAAGGCAAAATCCTGTCTCAAAGACATGCACAGATGGTATTTCACATGGAAATCCACTCAAG GACACTGATTGTAAAGGGGACAATAAAAAGAAGACTGATTTAGTGGGATCCAGGGAACTTCCTGCTGTTTGTATGGGGAAGGAGATTTCCATGGAGTGCTCATCATCAACTGTAAAAATG GATCATACTCAAGGAATGGATGTTGGCACAATAAAAGTACGGACCACTTCAAAAAGAagtagaaaagagaaaaataaaagtaaaaacatcGTCATTGATAGTGCAGGTGGAAATTCCCATAAATCAATTATGCATGCTGCCACTACCACTGTTGTTTCTGAAGGTGAGGTGGCAACATGTGATAGATTTTTGAATAGTTCTACCATTCAGAATGTCAAAAATGACAATTCAATTGGTAATGACATCCTTACTTCAAATTCAAGCCTTTGTAGTAATCTTAGTGGGCTCACTAAGGATAACAGTTCTACTGGAGAAGTTGAAGGAGAGTTAGAAGATCTTGCTGAATCTGGGAATAGTTTAGGGCCTCAATGTTGTTTATTATCAGATGAAAGGAAAACTGTATGTTCTGGATTAGATACTTTTACATGTGATTTAGATTGTAATGCTGCTGTAACAACTTCTGTACCTGCATTGAAACAAGGTAGCTTCTTCAGCAAAGAAGATACCTGTCATCTGAACTCGTTGCATGTTGCCAAAGCTGATATAAAGTCTACTGCTCCTGACAAACCAATTACAGAGGTTAATGTAAAAGAATTTGGGCGGTTGAATGAGCATGATAGATGTCTATTTGAGAGTAGAAATTCAGCTTTCTCAAAATGCAGTCCATATGAGTGGCCTGGGGTACCTTCTATTTATTTTCCATCTTTTAACTCACACCTCCCTCCTGCTACAGATAGATTACATCTTGATGTTGGGCGGCATTGGCATAATCACTTTTGCCATCCATTTGTTCCCACATTACAGCAGGCAAGAAATCCTTCTATTGAAGGTGGATGCAACCCAATCCTTTCTCGTCCTGTTCCTATGAGTTTTGACTGGCCACCAGTCTTCAGAGGAGGCAGGACCCCATCACCAAACTATAATTATGACACTGGTTTTATATCTAGGAAGCAATGCACCTTTTCAAAAGGATTGGCTGTTCACAGCATTCAGGTCGATGCAACTGCTCctgatgaagaaagaaaatattctgGGGATGCATGGGATTTACCTGACCTAACAAACACAATGGATCTAGCAGATGAATTTGACAATCACTGTTTATCTGAGGAAGAGTATGAGGTTCATGCTGTTTCTGGTATAgattataatcaatattttggTGGAGGCATAATGTACTGGAATCCTTCTGATTATCCGGGAAAAGGTTTCTCCAGGCCTCCCTCACTTAGCTCTGATGACAGTTTATGGGCTTTGCGGGAAGCTGACATGAATAGGACTGTGGATGATATGGTTGCTTGCACATCTTCATATAGTACTAATGGTTTAACATCACCCACTGCTGCTGCATTTTGTTCTCCTTTTGATCCTGTAGGGACTGGGACCCAGACTGTTGGTTACATGATGTCAGGTAATGAAGTACCTGGAAAGATATTGCATTCTTCTTCAGTTACTGACCCAGCAGTGGACGAAGATAATTCTGGTTCTTTGGGTAGTGGTTTACCTGGAGAAGTTGAAGGAAAGGCAGGTGATTCACATCCATATCCCATTCTACGGCCAATAATTATTCCTAACTTGTCAAGGGAAAGGTTTGATCATAAAAGTCCCTGTGTTCCTCCCACCAGGCGGGAGCAGCCTCGCATAAAACGGCCACCATCACCTGTAGTGCTTTGTGTACCACGTGCACCACGTCCACCCCCTCCTTCTCCTGTGAGTGACTCCAGGAAACATAGGGGTTTTCCAACGGTTAGATCTGGTAGTTCCAGCCCAAGGCACTGGGGAATGAGAGGCTGGTATCATGATGGGAGTAATTTGGAGGAAGCATGTTTAAGAATGGATGGTGCTGAAGTTGTGTGGCCTTGGAGAAGTAATAATCTTGCAGTTCGACCTTTGATTCAGCCTTTACCTGCTGCCTTGCTGCAGGACCGCCTGATTGCATTGTCACAGATAGCACGTGACCAGGAACAT CCGGATGTCACCTTTCCCTTGCAACCTCCCGAGTTACAAAGCTGTTCTGCACAGAGTGCATCTTTATCTGTGATGCATGGCATTCTCCATGATGAGATTGACTCTTTCTGTAAACAG GTTGCTGCAGAAAATATGGCCAGGAGGCCTTACATTAATTGGGCTGTCAAGAGAGTGACCCGATTTCTGCAGGTTCTATGGCCTAGATCCCGCACTAACATATTTGGTTCCAATGCAACTGGTATGTCCCTTCCAACAAGTGATGTTGACCTTGTGGTTGGTCTACCTCCAGTGAGAAACCTG gaACCTATTAAAGAAGCTGGAATACTGGAAGGTCGTAATGGGATTAAAGAAACATGTCTTCAG CATGCAGCTAGGTATCTTGCCAATCAGGATTGGGTGAAAAATGATTCTCTGAAGACAGTGGAAAATACAGCT ATTCCTATTATTATGCTTGTGGTGGAAGTACCTCAGGATGTTATTAACTCCTCAGCTCCCATGATACAGTCATTAAAACAAAACCCACATCGTAGTCCAGGTAACAATAATAATTCTGATACCATCCAGTTAGAAGATTTGGCTTCGCCAAAAGGCTCCCAAATGAAATTTGATGCATTGAAATCGAAATCAGTTCGTCTGGACATCAGCTTTAAGACCCCTTCACATACTGGACTCCAGACTACAGAAATG GTTAAGGAGTTGACAGAGCAATTTCCTGCTGCCACACCTCTTGCTCTGGTACTAAAACAATTTTTGGCTGATCGGAGTCTTGATCAATCCTACTCCGGTGGCTTAAGTTCCTACTGTTTG GTCTTACTAATTATACGATTTCTCCAGCATGAGCATCATCTAGGCCGTCCGATCAACCAA AATTATGGAAGCCTTCTGATGGATTTTCTCTACTTTTTTGG GAATGTGTTTGATCCTCGGCAAATGCGAATATCAGTTCAGGGAAGTGGACtttatataaagagagaaagaggtTGTAG CATTGATCCAATTCACATAGATGATCCTCTTTTCCCAACTAATAATGTGGGGAGGAATTGCTTCCGAATTCATCAATGTATTAAG GCGTTTTCAGAAGCGTACTCTGGTCTTGAAAATGAACTCAAATTCCTAAGTAGTGATGGTGAGTCAAGTTCAAGGCCACCTTACAGACTGCTTCCAAAAATCATTCCAAGTCTTGATACATCAAAAGAACTTGAAGACTGA